In Rhinatrema bivittatum chromosome 1, aRhiBiv1.1, whole genome shotgun sequence, a single genomic region encodes these proteins:
- the TICAM2 gene encoding TIR domain-containing adapter molecule 2 has protein sequence MIVYHQMGTRTSKQNSLPPIKMDLKVKRKNKGHEALEEDSETCTLSHLKEAILKEPLNALSREEEETESDSEGTDLNDLFYKFVILHAESDTDEALRLQHVLQNEFHVKPGIIFAEMPSGRQRLQNLEDAVNGSAWTVILLTENFLRETWCEFQAYASLVNSVNQRHKYNSVIPVRPAVNSLPRDRTPFALRTIRALEEGSPAFAQQVEKTFQESLYRKQQAIWKREREKSNQQQEDP, from the coding sequence ATGATTGTATACCACCAGATGGGCACTAGAACTTCGAAACAAAATAGTCTGCCTCCCATTAAAATGGATTTAAAAGTTAAAAGGAAGAATAAGGGTCATGAGGCCTTAGAGGAAGATTCTGAAACATGTACGCTTTCCCACTTGAAAGAAGCGATCCTAAAAGAGCCCTTGAATGCTCttagcagagaggaggaggagactgagTCAGACAGCGAGGGCACGGATCTAAATGACTTGTTTTACAAGTTTGTGATTCTGCATGCTGAAAGCGATACAGACGAGGCTCTCCGGCTGCAGCACGTGCTGCAGAACGAGTTTCACGTTAAACCAGGCATCATCTTTGCTGAAATGCCTTCCGGGAGGCAACGGCTACAAAATCTAGAGGATGCCGTGAATGGCTCTGCATGGACTGTCATCCTACTGACGGAGAACTTCCTCAGAGAGACCTGGTGTGAATTTCAGGCCTACGCGTCCCTGGTTAACTCTGTTAACCAGCGGCACAAGTACAACTCCGTGATACCTGTCAGGCCAGCGGTTAATTCGCTGCCGAGAGACCGGACTCCTTTTGCTCTGCGGACTATCCGGGCACTGGAGGAAGGGAGCCCCGCCTTTGCTCAGCAAGTGGAGAAAACATTTCAGGAGTCTTTGTATAGGAAGCAGCAAGCAATAtggaagagagagcgagagaagagTAACCAGCAGCAAGAAGACCCTTAA